In the Burkholderia glumae LMG 2196 = ATCC 33617 genome, one interval contains:
- a CDS encoding helix-turn-helix transcriptional regulator — protein sequence MVEIFGKLGKIISSTGTERFTSDLHALLVGSVNVESTRITAWSVNEVKGEIVGVHLLGAFASHDQDIRPNQAPPPAVLKDELYRGMAEDPLSKRILAASDTQLIHMNTARPGEGAFDAIQPGRLGFQCHLVSRKANRRYVISLYRPDQAYDFTLQEMTFLKSCAEILMPLVEMHASHRRYAMPGRPAASADSAGDSSTRHESLRREFERRLTSASVVLSEREIEVCVGLLTGSTFREMADALGVKHSTIETYIKRAAAKLGFKGRHGLVKWVLDES from the coding sequence GTGGTCGAGATATTTGGCAAGCTTGGGAAAATCATATCCAGCACCGGTACCGAGCGCTTTACCTCGGATCTGCACGCATTGCTCGTCGGATCCGTGAACGTAGAGTCGACCCGGATCACCGCCTGGTCCGTCAACGAGGTGAAGGGCGAGATCGTCGGTGTCCATCTGCTGGGCGCGTTCGCGTCCCACGATCAGGACATCCGCCCCAATCAGGCACCGCCGCCCGCCGTCCTGAAGGACGAGCTGTACCGCGGCATGGCCGAGGACCCGCTGTCCAAGCGCATCCTGGCCGCCTCCGACACGCAGCTGATCCACATGAACACGGCGCGCCCCGGCGAGGGCGCGTTCGACGCGATCCAGCCGGGCCGGCTCGGCTTCCAGTGTCATCTGGTATCGCGCAAGGCGAACCGCCGCTACGTGATCTCGCTGTACCGGCCCGACCAGGCCTACGACTTCACGCTGCAGGAAATGACGTTCCTCAAGAGCTGCGCGGAGATACTGATGCCGCTCGTCGAGATGCACGCCTCGCACCGCCGCTATGCGATGCCGGGCCGCCCGGCCGCGTCGGCGGACAGCGCGGGCGATTCCAGCACGCGTCACGAGTCGCTGCGCCGCGAGTTCGAGCGCCGGCTGACGAGTGCCTCCGTGGTGCTGTCAGAGCGCGAGATCGAGGTGTGCGTCGGCCTGCTGACCGGCAGCACGTTTCGCGAGATGGCCGACGCGCTCGGCGTCAAGCACAGCACGATCGAGACGTACATCAAGCGGGCAGCGGCGAAGCTCGGCTTCAAGGGGCGCCACGGCCTCGTGAAGTGGGTGCTCGACGAATCGTGA
- a CDS encoding enoyl-CoA hydratase/isomerase family protein, whose product MSTLPEASGDAAVPPAGQAGAAASQAGAPSGPEVTMRVVNRVAVITLDRPAALNALSHAMVRELAVLLERCRTDDEIVAVVLRGAGGKGFCAGGDVRALYHGAKAGSRDWLDFFVDEYRLDYALHTFAKPLVALMDGITMGGGMGLAQGAALRVATERSKIAMPETRIGFVPDVGATHFLSALPVELALYIGLTGVTLSGADALVARLADLCVPAAWLDTFEQRLERTDWAAGDVPGALRALFEPPCNIVPHAMLDGQLPWIVRHFDRRSGVERIVATLRQDLGREDSSREYRQWLQATLDALLGHSPTMLLVTRDALLRGRQMTLAESFRMELSIATRAIEDGDFIEGVRAHLVDKDRRPRWAPASLAEVRGERVRHFLSSPWKRDAHPLADLGRD is encoded by the coding sequence ATGAGCACGCTGCCCGAGGCGTCGGGCGACGCCGCCGTGCCGCCGGCCGGCCAGGCCGGCGCGGCCGCCTCGCAAGCCGGGGCGCCGTCCGGCCCCGAGGTGACGATGCGCGTGGTCAACCGGGTGGCCGTGATCACGCTCGATCGTCCGGCCGCGCTCAATGCGCTCTCGCACGCGATGGTGCGCGAGCTGGCCGTGCTGCTGGAGCGCTGCCGCACCGACGACGAGATCGTCGCCGTGGTGCTGCGCGGCGCCGGCGGCAAGGGCTTCTGCGCGGGCGGCGACGTGCGCGCGCTCTATCACGGGGCGAAGGCCGGCTCGCGCGACTGGCTCGACTTCTTCGTGGACGAGTACCGGCTCGACTACGCGCTGCACACGTTCGCCAAGCCGCTCGTCGCGCTGATGGACGGCATCACGATGGGCGGCGGCATGGGCCTCGCGCAGGGCGCCGCGCTGCGCGTGGCGACCGAGCGCAGCAAGATCGCGATGCCCGAGACGCGCATCGGCTTCGTGCCCGACGTGGGCGCCACGCATTTCCTGTCGGCGCTGCCCGTGGAGCTCGCGCTCTACATCGGGCTGACCGGCGTCACGCTGTCGGGCGCCGACGCGCTGGTGGCGCGGCTCGCCGACCTGTGCGTGCCGGCTGCCTGGCTCGACACCTTCGAGCAGCGGCTCGAGCGCACCGACTGGGCGGCGGGAGACGTACCGGGCGCGCTGCGCGCGCTGTTCGAGCCGCCCTGCAATATCGTCCCGCATGCGATGCTGGACGGCCAGCTGCCCTGGATCGTGCGCCACTTCGACCGGCGCTCGGGGGTCGAGCGCATCGTCGCGACGCTGCGCCAGGACCTGGGCCGCGAGGACAGCAGCCGCGAATACCGGCAATGGCTGCAGGCCACGCTCGACGCGCTGCTCGGCCACTCGCCGACGATGCTGCTGGTCACGCGCGACGCGCTGCTGCGCGGCCGGCAGATGACGCTCGCCGAGTCGTTCCGGATGGAGCTGTCGATCGCCACGCGCGCGATCGAGGACGGCGATTTCATCGAGGGCGTGCGCGCGCATCTGGTCGACAAGGACCGCCGGCCGCGCTGGGCGCCCGCCTCGCTCGCGGAGGTGCGCGGCGAACGCGTGCGGCACTTCCTGTCCTCGCCGTGGAAGCGCGATGCGCATCCGCTCGCCGACCTGGGGCGGGATTGA
- a CDS encoding enoyl-CoA hydratase, with amino-acid sequence MIELSEHDDGAIALVTLSRPPANAFHADGLAALERTVAQLDAAPRVRALVVTGAGPKFFSGGADLDTFASGDRAVAREMAARFGAAFAKLRAARCVTIAAINGYAMGGGLECALACDMRIAERHAQMALPEPSVGLLPCGLGTQTLPALVGEGWAKRIVLAGERVDAETALRIGLVEEVVDTGGAREAALALARRVAGLAPHAVESSKRLIALARNGVPFEAAVAIERERFVDLFETGEPREGVAAFFGKRRPDWRAGGQGETR; translated from the coding sequence ATGATCGAACTGAGCGAACACGACGACGGCGCGATCGCGCTCGTCACCCTGTCCCGGCCGCCCGCCAACGCGTTCCATGCCGACGGCCTCGCCGCGCTCGAACGCACCGTGGCGCAGCTCGACGCCGCGCCGCGCGTGCGCGCGCTGGTGGTGACCGGCGCCGGGCCGAAATTCTTCAGCGGCGGTGCCGATCTCGACACCTTCGCGAGCGGCGACCGTGCCGTGGCGCGCGAGATGGCGGCGCGCTTCGGCGCCGCGTTCGCCAAGCTGCGCGCCGCGCGCTGCGTGACGATCGCCGCGATCAACGGCTATGCGATGGGCGGCGGGCTCGAATGCGCGCTGGCCTGCGACATGCGGATCGCCGAGCGGCATGCGCAGATGGCGCTGCCCGAGCCGTCGGTGGGCCTGCTGCCGTGCGGGCTCGGCACCCAGACACTGCCGGCGCTGGTCGGCGAGGGCTGGGCCAAGCGCATCGTGCTGGCGGGCGAGCGCGTGGACGCCGAGACCGCGCTGCGCATCGGCCTCGTCGAGGAGGTGGTGGACACCGGCGGCGCGCGCGAGGCGGCGCTCGCGCTGGCGCGCCGCGTGGCCGGGCTCGCGCCGCACGCGGTGGAATCGAGCAAGCGGCTGATCGCGCTCGCGCGCAACGGCGTGCCGTTCGAGGCGGCGGTGGCGATCGAGCGCGAGCGCTTCGTGGATCTGTTCGAGACCGGCGAGCCGCGCGAGGGCGTGGCCGCGTTTTTTGGCAAGCGGCGCCCGGACTGGCGCGCCGGCGGCCAGGGAGAGACGCGATGA
- the mmsB gene encoding 3-hydroxyisobutyrate dehydrogenase, giving the protein MKIGFIGLGHMGAPMALNLVKAGHDVQAFDMNGDALRRVADGGAMPARTAREASADAAFVITMLPAAAHVRAALTAADGVLAGLAAGATVIDSSTIDPASAQAFGELVRARGGAFVDAPVSGGTGGAAAGTLTFMVGGAAADFARVGPVLGAMGKNLVHCGAVGMGQVAKICNNLVLGISMAGVAESMALGAALGIDPKVLGGILSTSTGRCWSADTYNPYPGVIETAPASRGYTGGFGTDLMLKDLGLAGDAAKQARQPVYLGALAQQLYQALSSRGDGKLDFSAVIRLYQQPANEEPR; this is encoded by the coding sequence ATGAAGATCGGATTCATCGGCCTCGGCCACATGGGTGCGCCGATGGCGCTCAACCTGGTGAAGGCGGGCCACGACGTGCAGGCGTTCGATATGAACGGCGACGCGCTGCGGCGGGTGGCCGACGGCGGCGCCATGCCGGCGCGCACGGCGCGCGAGGCCAGCGCCGATGCCGCGTTCGTGATCACTATGCTGCCGGCCGCGGCCCACGTGCGCGCCGCGCTGACGGCCGCCGACGGCGTGCTGGCGGGCCTCGCGGCCGGCGCGACGGTGATCGATTCGAGCACCATCGATCCGGCCAGCGCGCAGGCGTTCGGCGAGCTGGTGCGCGCCCGCGGCGGCGCGTTCGTGGATGCGCCGGTGTCGGGCGGCACGGGCGGCGCGGCGGCCGGCACGCTGACCTTCATGGTGGGCGGCGCGGCGGCCGATTTCGCGCGGGTCGGCCCGGTGCTGGGCGCGATGGGCAAGAACCTCGTGCATTGCGGCGCGGTGGGGATGGGGCAGGTGGCGAAGATCTGCAACAACCTGGTGCTCGGCATCTCGATGGCGGGCGTGGCCGAATCGATGGCGCTGGGCGCCGCGCTCGGCATCGATCCGAAAGTGCTGGGCGGCATCCTCAGCACCTCCACCGGGCGCTGCTGGAGCGCGGACACCTACAACCCCTACCCGGGCGTGATCGAGACCGCGCCGGCCTCGCGCGGCTACACCGGCGGCTTCGGCACCGACCTGATGCTGAAGGACCTGGGCCTTGCCGGCGACGCCGCGAAGCAGGCGCGCCAGCCGGTCTATCTCGGCGCGCTCGCGCAGCAGCTCTACCAGGCGCTCAGCAGCCGCGGCGACGGCAAGCTCGATTTCTCGGCGGTGATCCGCCTTTATCAGCAACCCGCGAACGAGGAGCCGCGATGA
- a CDS encoding CoA-acylating methylmalonate-semialdehyde dehydrogenase, with protein MNATPMPGAGQAVPTVKLLIDGEFVESSTSEWRDVVNPATQAVLARVPFATVDEVDAAARAAHAAFAKWKTTPIGTRMRIMLKYQELIRANQARIAAVLTAEQGKTLPDAEGDIFRGLEVVEHACSVGTLQLGEFAENVAGGVDTYTLRQPLGVCAGITPFNFPAMIPLWMFPMALVCGNTFLLKPSEQDPLSTMELVKLAIEAGVPKGVLNVVHGGKQVVDAICTHPLVKAISFVGSTAVGTHVYRLGSEHGKRVQSMMGAKNHAVVLPDAHREQTLNALAGAGFGAAGQRCMATSAVVLVGAARDWLPDLVAKARTLKVNAGVEAGTDVGPLVSKAAKARVLSLIEEGIAAGATLALDGREVTVPGYEQGNFVGPTIFTDVTPDMSIYTQEIFGPVLVVLTAATLDEAIALVNANPFGNGVGLFTQSGAAARKFQSEIDVGQVGINIPIPVPVPYFSFTGSRGSKLGDLGPYGKQVVQFYTQTKTVTARWFDDATVNDGVNTTISLR; from the coding sequence ATGAATGCAACGCCGATGCCCGGTGCCGGGCAAGCCGTGCCGACCGTCAAGCTGCTGATCGACGGCGAGTTCGTCGAGTCGAGCACGAGCGAGTGGCGCGACGTCGTCAACCCCGCCACGCAGGCGGTGCTCGCGCGCGTGCCGTTCGCCACCGTCGACGAGGTCGACGCGGCCGCCCGCGCCGCGCACGCCGCGTTCGCGAAGTGGAAAACCACCCCGATCGGCACGCGCATGCGCATCATGCTGAAGTACCAGGAGCTGATCCGCGCCAACCAGGCGCGCATCGCCGCGGTGCTGACCGCCGAGCAGGGCAAGACCCTGCCCGACGCCGAGGGCGACATCTTCCGCGGCCTCGAGGTGGTCGAGCATGCCTGCTCGGTCGGCACGCTCCAGCTGGGCGAATTCGCCGAGAACGTGGCTGGCGGCGTCGATACCTACACGCTGCGCCAGCCGCTCGGCGTATGCGCCGGCATCACGCCGTTCAACTTCCCCGCCATGATCCCGCTCTGGATGTTCCCGATGGCGCTGGTCTGCGGCAACACCTTCCTGCTCAAGCCCTCCGAGCAGGACCCGCTCTCCACCATGGAGCTCGTCAAGCTCGCCATCGAGGCCGGCGTGCCCAAGGGCGTGCTCAACGTGGTCCACGGCGGCAAGCAGGTGGTGGACGCGATCTGCACGCATCCGCTCGTCAAGGCCATCTCGTTCGTCGGCTCGACCGCGGTGGGCACCCACGTGTACCGGCTCGGCAGCGAGCACGGCAAGCGCGTGCAGTCGATGATGGGCGCCAAGAACCACGCGGTGGTGCTGCCCGACGCGCACCGCGAGCAGACCCTCAACGCGCTGGCGGGCGCCGGCTTCGGCGCGGCCGGCCAGCGCTGCATGGCCACCTCGGCGGTGGTGCTGGTGGGCGCCGCGCGCGACTGGCTGCCCGATCTGGTGGCCAAGGCGAGGACGCTGAAGGTGAACGCCGGCGTGGAGGCCGGCACCGACGTCGGCCCGCTCGTCTCGAAGGCCGCCAAGGCGCGCGTGCTGTCGCTGATCGAGGAAGGCATCGCGGCCGGCGCGACGCTCGCGCTGGACGGCCGCGAGGTGACGGTGCCCGGCTACGAGCAGGGCAACTTCGTCGGCCCGACCATCTTCACCGACGTCACCCCCGACATGTCGATCTACACGCAGGAGATCTTCGGGCCGGTGCTGGTGGTGCTGACGGCGGCCACGCTCGACGAGGCGATCGCGCTGGTGAACGCGAACCCGTTCGGCAACGGCGTGGGCCTGTTTACGCAGAGCGGCGCGGCGGCGCGCAAGTTCCAGAGCGAGATCGACGTGGGCCAGGTGGGCATCAACATTCCGATCCCGGTGCCGGTGCCGTACTTCAGCTTCACCGGCTCGCGCGGCTCGAAGCTCGGCGACCTGGGCCCCTACGGCAAGCAGGTGGTGCAGTTCTATACCCAGACCAAGACCGTGACGGCGCGCTGGTTCGACGACGCGACCGTCAACGACGGCGTGAACACCACCATCAGCCTGCGCTGA
- a CDS encoding AMP-binding protein — translation MTAQAFLEARDFLLRHRTDYDTAYREFRWPQLDAFNWALDYFDVMARDNASPALWIVDAVTGEGEPVSFARISAQSSRIANHLRALGVGRGERILLMLPNRVELWETMLAAMKLGAVVLPATTQLSADDIRDRVMIGEARFAVVDAAEAEKFDQAGVDLTRLIVGGERAGWLRFEDGYAADAAFTPDAPTHAHDPLLLYFTSGTTSKPKLVEHTHFTYPVGSLSTLYWIGLQPGDIHWNISSPGWAKHAWSCLFAPWNAGACVFAFNYPRFDPQQALEALVRYGVTTLCAPPTVWRMLVQQPLASYPVKLREIIGAGEPLNPEIIERVRRAWGVTIRDGYGQTETTCLIGNSPGQPVVAGSMGRPMPGYRIALLDPDGAPVTEGEIALPLDGERPGGLMTGYANHPDATAWAMRDGHYRTSDIALRRDDGYYLYIGRADDVFKSSDYRLSPFELESVLIEHEAVAEAAVVPSPDPLRLAVPKTFITLRAGFEPGEALARDIFRFSREKLAPYKRIRRLQFTELPKTISGKIRRVELRRREIERDADPAARMPHEYWEEDFPSQS, via the coding sequence TGGCCGCAACTGGACGCGTTCAACTGGGCGCTCGATTACTTCGACGTGATGGCGCGCGACAACGCGAGCCCCGCGCTGTGGATCGTCGACGCGGTCACGGGCGAGGGCGAGCCGGTATCGTTCGCGCGCATCTCGGCGCAGTCCTCGCGGATCGCGAACCACCTGCGCGCGCTCGGCGTGGGCCGTGGCGAGCGCATCCTGCTGATGCTGCCGAACCGCGTCGAGCTGTGGGAAACCATGCTCGCCGCGATGAAGCTCGGCGCGGTCGTGCTGCCGGCCACCACGCAGCTGTCGGCCGACGACATCCGCGACCGCGTGATGATCGGCGAGGCCCGCTTCGCCGTGGTCGACGCGGCCGAGGCCGAGAAGTTCGACCAGGCCGGCGTCGATCTGACCCGGCTGATCGTGGGCGGCGAGCGTGCCGGCTGGCTGCGCTTCGAGGATGGCTACGCGGCCGATGCCGCGTTCACGCCCGACGCGCCCACCCACGCTCACGACCCGCTGCTGCTCTACTTCACGTCGGGCACCACCTCGAAGCCGAAGCTCGTCGAGCATACCCACTTCACCTACCCGGTGGGCAGCCTCTCGACCCTGTACTGGATCGGGCTGCAGCCCGGCGACATCCATTGGAACATCAGCTCGCCCGGTTGGGCCAAGCACGCCTGGAGCTGCTTGTTCGCGCCCTGGAACGCCGGGGCCTGCGTGTTCGCGTTCAACTACCCGCGCTTCGATCCGCAGCAGGCGCTCGAGGCGCTGGTGCGCTACGGCGTGACCACGCTGTGCGCGCCGCCCACGGTCTGGCGCATGCTGGTGCAGCAGCCGCTCGCGTCCTACCCGGTGAAGCTGCGCGAGATCATCGGCGCCGGCGAGCCGCTGAACCCCGAGATCATCGAGCGCGTGCGGCGCGCCTGGGGCGTGACGATCCGCGACGGCTACGGCCAGACCGAAACCACCTGCCTGATCGGCAACTCGCCGGGCCAGCCGGTGGTGGCGGGCTCGATGGGGCGGCCGATGCCGGGCTACCGGATCGCGCTGCTCGATCCCGACGGCGCGCCGGTGACGGAGGGCGAGATCGCGCTGCCGCTCGACGGCGAGCGCCCCGGCGGGCTGATGACAGGCTACGCGAATCACCCCGACGCCACCGCCTGGGCGATGCGCGACGGCCATTACCGCACCTCGGACATCGCGCTGCGCCGCGACGACGGTTACTACCTCTACATCGGCCGCGCCGACGACGTCTTCAAGTCGTCCGACTATCGCCTGAGCCCGTTCGAGCTCGAGAGCGTGCTGATCGAGCACGAGGCCGTCGCCGAGGCGGCCGTGGTGCCGAGCCCCGACCCGCTGCGGCTCGCGGTGCCCAAGACCTTCATCACGCTGCGCGCCGGCTTCGAGCCGGGCGAGGCGCTCGCGCGCGACATCTTCCGCTTCTCGCGCGAGAAGCTCGCGCCGTACAAGCGCATCCGCCGCCTGCAGTTCACGGAGCTGCCGAAGACCATCTCGGGGAAGATCCGCCGCGTCGAGCTGCGGCGCCGCGAGATCGAGCGCGATGCCGATCCGGCCGCGCGCATGCCCCACGAGTACTGGGAAGAGGATTTCCCGAGCCAGTCGTAA